The genomic region AGGCGAATGATCCGCAGCCCCAAAGGCTGTTCGTAAAGCCGTGCCACGACCAATCTGCGATAGGCGCGATAGCCCCCCTCAACCACTTCTGCCCGCCATCCGATTTGGCGCAATATGGTTGCGAAAGAATTGGATCTCTGCCCGCCGCGCCAACAGTAAACCAAGGGCCGCCATGCGCCGTCATGATGGGACAGTTGGGTTTCAATGTGATGCGCCGCGTTCCGCGCAACCAAGGCCGCCCCGATCTTGCGCGCGGCAAAGGGGCTGTCTTGTTTGTAAACTGTGCCAACCCGCGCGCGCTCCTCATCAGACAGCACGGGGCAACTGATGGCATTGGGCATATGATCTTCTGCAAATTCAGATGGGCTGCGCACATCCAAAATCGCGTCAAATTCGGAAAGGGCCGTAAAATTCAGACCATCAAGGGCAATCATAGCGCGGCATCCGCAGGGATCAGGATGGCCCGAAAATCATTCACGTTGGTATGGGTTGGGCCAGTGGTGACAACACCATCTGCCATCTCAAAAAACTGCAATGCATCATGGGCAGCAAGAAAGGCGCGTTTGTCGAGATCTGCGCCTAGGCGGGCCACGCGCGGCGACCAGATCGCGCCTGCATTGGTGCCTGCCCCATCTATCCCATCCGTATCACATGCCAAAGCATAAACCCCTTTAGGCGCATGGGTGGCAAAAGACAAAAGAAACTCGGAATTGCGGCCACCTCGCCCGGGCTTGGTCTGCCCAATGGTGACAGTGGTTTCCCCACCCGACAAGAGCAACACAGGCGCCGAAAATGGTGCGCCGTGACGCAAGATGGATTGCGTGATCCCTGCCATGGCTTGCCCCAAATCGCGCGCTTCCCCCTCCAAAGCGTCACCCAAGATCACCACGCTCAGATCAGGCCAAAGCGCCTTCGCACGGGCCTGCGCGGCGCGTAACGCTGCCATGGGCGTTGCGATCATATTGGTCTGTGCGGCCCCGAATACAGGGTGATCCGCGGACGGCGTGCCCTGTCCTGACGCAAGGCGCGCCGATACGCTTGGCGGCAGATCAAGGGCGTAGCGCCCCACGATGGCGCGCGCCTCATCTATGGTTGATGGGTCAGGGACAGTCGGCCCTGATGCAATAATCGCGGGGTCATCGCCTGGCACATCCGAGATCAAGAGGGTCACCACCTGCGCGGGATGGGCCGCCACAGCCAGATGGCCGCCTTTGATCGCAGAGAGTTGCTTTCGCAAAATATTCATTTGCGAAATGGACGCGCCCGAGCGCAAAAGCGCGCGATGCACCGCCTGCTTATCAGCGAGACTAACCCCTTGGGCGGGGGCGGCCAACAGCGCCGATCCCCCACCAGAGATGAGAAACAGCGCAAGATCATCGGCGCCTAGGCCTTGCGCCAGTTCAAGCAGACGCACGGCCGTGGCTTCACTGGCCGCGTCAGGCACGGGGTGGGCGGTTTCCACCACCTCAATACCCTGCAAAGGCAGGCTTGCGCCATGGGGCACGGCAATAAGCCCCTCGCATGGCCCCCATGCGGCCTCAACCGCCTGCGCCATACGCGCTGTGGCCTTACCCGCCCCCATAACCACCACGCGTCCCTTTGGGCGTTGAGGCAAATAAGGGGCAAGGATTGCGCGCGGATCAACGGCGGCAATCGCCGCGTCAAAGATATCCCGCAAAAACCCCTCAAGATCTGTGGGGGCCGCCGACTGTTCCATGCGTTAGATATCCATATCATGCAATTTGCGGAAGCGTTGGATCAGGCTAGACGTATCCCAACGTCCGCCCCCCAAAGCCTGCACATCGCCGTAATATTGATCCACTATGGCAGTCACAGGCAGTGAAATGCCCAATTCCTTGGCCTGCCCCAAGGCAATGGCGAGGTCTTTGCGCATCCAATCCACCGCAAATCCGTGATTGAACTTATTGTCCACCATTGTCTCGGCGCGGTTGGCCAATTGCCATGACCCACCCGCCCCTTGCGACACAAGGGCTGCCACCTTTTTCGCATCAAGACCTGCCTGCATAGCGAAAAACAGCCCTTCAGAAACGGCTTGAATAGCGCCTGCGATGCAGACTTGATTGATCATTTTGGTGATTTGGCCATTGCCCAATTCCCCGAAATGGACTGTCGCCTTGGAATAGGCGGCAACGATGCTCTCTGCACGGACGAAATCGGCTTCCGCGCCACCGCACATGATGGCAAGCTGTCCATTTTCTGCGCCTGCCTGCCCCCCTGAGACGGGGGCATCAACCCAACCCACGCCAGATGCGGCGGCGGTTGCGCCAAGCTCACGCGTGACAATCGCGGAAACTGTCGTGTGATCCACGTAAAGCGCGCCCTTGGCCATACCCGCCAAAGCGCCCTCATCCCCTAGCACAACGGCGCGCAAATCATCGTCATTGCCCACGCAAGACAAAACCACATCTGCGCCCTCGGCGGCAGCGCGCGGGGTGGTGGCGAAGCCGCCCCCATACTCTGCCGCCCATTTCTCTGCCTTGGCTGTGGTGCGGTTATAGACTGTCACCTCGTGACCCGCTTTTTGCAGATGACCCGCCATCGGATAGCCCATCACGCCCAAGCCCAAAAATGCAAGTTTTGCCATTGCCGTCTCTCTCCCTGCCGAAGTTTTTCAGATTTCTGCTATCCTAGCCCGCAGCGCGGCACGAGCAAGCTTTAGATCAGCCAGATCAACGTGATCGCAGGAAAGGCCACCAATAAGGCCACGCGCAAGAGATCACTGGTGACAAAATAAAGAACCGCCCTATACGTGGCCGAGACAGGCGTGTCGCGATCCATTGCGGAAATCACAAAGAGGTTCATCCCAACGGGTGGCGTAATCAACCCTGTTTCCACCACAATCAGCACAAGGATGCCGAACCAAATAGCCACCAATTCGGCCTCCATCCGCGCGACACGCGCCTCGGTCAAAGTGATCCCCAATGCCCGCGCCGTATCTTGCGCAAGGGGGAGGCCTGCCTCAAGAGCGGCCCGCGCCTCGGCCAATTGATCCGCTGCAAAGCCAGAGAGATCACCGCGCAGAACCTCGGCCACAGCCTCGAGCTGTAGCGAGGTGAAATCCAACAAGCCAAAATCAAGGGATAAGATGACAGGGAAAAAAATCGGTATCGTAAGAAGGATCATCGACAAGCTGTCCATGACACAGCCGAACAGCAGGTAAAGACACAAGATCAGCAAGAGGATCACATAGGGGTTCCATCCCAGCCCCCCAACCCATTCGGCCAAGCCTTGCGGCACTTGGGTGAGGGCAAGAAATCCATTGAAATAGGCAGCGCCTAGAATGATAAAAAATATCATCGCGGTCGAACTGGCCGTTTGCAGCAGGCTTTGCGCGAGGGTTTCGCGCGTCAACCCGCCCTGCGCCCAAGCCACACCACCCGCCCCAAGCGCACCGATTGCAGCGCCCTCCGTGGGGGTGAAGATGCCCCCATAAATACCGCCCACCACCACCAAAAACACCGCCAACACAGGCCAAGTTGCGCGCAAAGCCCGCGCGCGCATCGCCCAAGGGGCACGCGGGCTCAGCCTGCCTTCCTGAGGGTGGCGGCGCATATAAATCGCAATGGCCGCCATATACCCCAGGGCCGCCAAAACCCCAGGGATGAGCGCGGCGGCAAAAAGCTTAGCGATATTTTGTTCCGTAAGGATCGCATAGATCACCAAAACGATGGAGGGGGGGATCAAAATGCCCAAGGTGCCCCCTGCCGCCAATGTGGCGGTGGCAAGCCCCCCCGAATAGCCCTTGGCGCGCAGTTCGGGCAAGGCGACCCGCCCCATCGTGGCCGCTGTGGCCAGAGAGGAGCCACAAATGGCCCCGAAGCCCGCACAGGCCCCAATCGCAGCCATCGCCACCCCGCCCCGCCGATGCCCTAAGAAAGAGGCCGCCGCATCAAAAAGCGCACGGCTCATTCCACCCAAAGTGGCGAAATGGCCCATCAATAGAAACATCGGGATGATGAAGAGCGCATAATTTGCGAATGTCGTGTAGCTTTCACTGCGCAGCCGCCCTAAGGCCAAACTGGCGTCACCCTGCACGGCGCACAGGCCCAAAAAGCCAACCCCAAACATCGCCAACCCAATCGGAATGCGCAGAAAAATCAGCGCAAGCAAGGTCGGAAAAGACAGGATGCCGATCCAAAGATCACTCATCTTGCGACCCTTGCCCAAATTGGCGCATCGCCACATAGAGCGCGACTATGGCCGCCACCCAAGCCGCAATGACAGCCGCCGCTTGCGGCATCCATACGGGAATGGCGAGGATGAACGAGGTCTGACCTGATTGATATTTTGACCATGTTCCCACCGACAACATAGCCGCCATGACCGCAAATGCCGTGGCAAATCCCCATGCGCTCAAATGATCGCTTCCCCTCTTCACGCTACGGGGCAGATAGGGGGTCAAGAGGTCAACCCGTGCATGCGCGCGCTGCAAAGACGCAAGGGGCATGAAGGCGAAAATGACAAACCCTAGGGCCGCTTCGACCAATTCAAAATCACCACGAATAGCCCCAAGGCCCAGATCAATCAGCGCTTGTGCGAAAGGCAGGCTATCGCGCAGACCATGAGCAAGGTCGCTAGAGGCGCGCCCTAAAACGGACAGGCCCACCATCACAATCACAGCGCACAAAACAATGCCCCCCGCGAGGGCCATTCCAATCGCCACGCGATGAGTGAACCTGTCCAACATGGGGCGCATATCCCCTTCCACTTGGGCTTAGGGGTTTGCGGCCTCATATTCGGCCATCAAGGCGCGCGCCTCGTCAATCAGAGCCGCGCCATCACGCCCCTGCGACGCCATATCGGCCACCCATGCCTCGTATACGGGCGCGGCAAGATCGCGCCATTGGGCTGCATCCGCCTCTGGGATCGTGATGATCTCATTTCCCAAATCAACAGCAATATCGCGTGCAGGCGCATCGGCGGCTTGCTGTGTGCGTCCTGCAAAAACCGAGAACTCTAGCCCTGAATTTGCGTCAATGACCGCCTTCAGATCATCGGGCAGCCCCGCGTAAACATCCTTATTCATCGCCATAACGAAGGTCAGGTTGTAGACAGCAGGCCCTTCGAATTCGGTGTGATAAGAGATCAACTCAGCCACGCGCACAGAGGATGTAACCTCCCACGGGAAGGTCGCACCATCAATCACGCCCCGCGAGAGTGCCTCGGGAACAGCGGGGGCAGGCATACCAACTGGCTCAGCCCCCAATTGCTCTAGCAATTGGTTCACAAGTCGCGAGCCACCACGGATTTTCATCCCCTCAAGGTCACTGGGCACTGAAATGGGCGCATTGGCATGGAACACGCCTGGGCCATGAACCCAAGTCCCCAAAACATGATAATCTGCAAATTCGCCTTGCGCCATGTGCCGCTCGAACATCGTCCAATAGGCGTATGAGGCCGCTGCTGCATCTTCGACCATGAAGGGCAGCTCAAAAACCTCAGTGGTTGGGAAGCGGCCCGGCGTATAGCCCACCACAGTCCAAACAATATCCGCCACACCATCGCGGAGTTGGTCAATCAATTCAGGCGGCGTGCCGCCAAGCTGCATCGATGGATAGCGTTCAATCTCAATCCGACCGCCAGAGGCCGCTTCGACAGTATCGGCCCAGACATCCAAAATCTGCGCAGGCACAACGGATTGTGCGGGCAAGAATTGGTGAAGTCGTAACGTCACTTCTTGCGCCAGAGACATCGAGGGAAGCGCGGCAAAGCCAACGGCCGCCGCTATCAAGCTGCGCCGTGTCAGCCCAGTGAGTTTATTTGAAAGTCCTGAAAAAGAGGTCATCACCAACCATCCCCCAAAATGATAGCCCAAGGTTCATATCCGCAAGATAGGCGCGGCCAATTGCGTTTGCTATCACGCTGATAAACCCTGCCATGGGGCATGTGAAACACCTATTTCACCAATCTGCGCCCTCAATGCTGCGACACTGCGCCTGCCAAAGGCGACTTGCGGCGCAGTTCAGGGCGCGTTTTGGCTTAGGCTTGCTCTTTCATCAAGCGAGTGCGAAGCGCAAAGTAGTTCTCGACCTCTGCCTTCAGGCTGTTGGACAAGGTCAGGGTTTTGCGGCTTTTCTTGGCGCCAAATTGCACCTCCAAAGCGCCATTCGAAATTTGCGCGCGTAGGAAATTGGACAGCGTCAATCGGGTCACACTGCCCGTTTTGCACATGTCGATATAGTCGTTGATGCCATAGGTTTCATCGCCATCTAGGACATAGATATTGCACAGCAATTCCCAATGCGCTGGCGAACGCATAAAACCTTTCAAAACTGGAAATCGGCTTGTTTCGGCCAATAGATTAAGATCGACCAGCGCCATCTGCTTTGACATCAAACTACCCTCACCAACTAACATACGAAACCAAAACGCCGTCCCAAACTCCTAAATGGGCAGCGCTGCTTAAGCCGAGCCTATAAAATTACTACCTATCATAAAAGATCAAAATGATAATTTTTTTGATTTGCCTAATTTCCGCTTTTACCATCAAAACGAAAACGGCGTATGGGGCGACTTTCCCACCCCATACGCCGTCACGCGCCCCGTCTTTTTCGTTCGATGTATTTGATTGCGCGCTTAAATCACGCCCATGCTCAAAGTGGCCAATATGACCAATGCCAGAACGGCCTTTCCAAATGAAGACAGCGCATTATGCCACGATGCACGGCGATAGGTGCGCCCACTTGGGTCAAACATATCTCAGCCCCCTAATTTTCCCCTAAACCTATGCGTCTTTCCAAGAGCTTAGGTAACATTGGATTCGCATCTAAAAAATATATAGAATCATATATACTCATGCAGTCGAGAAGTGCCAAAATAAGGGCATGAAACGGGGCACTGAACGCCCAAAGGCTCGGCGGGGGCGAAGATGCATTCAGTCATCATCCTTGAAGATAAGCTCGAAATTCTTTCACGGCTGCAAACCGCAGTGAATGAAACAGAGGGTCTCTGCGTTGTGGGAACCGCCACGCATCTCAGCGATGGCCTTGATTTGATTTACGACAAAAAACCAAGGGTGGTTTTGGTTGATCTTGGCCTGCCAGATGGTTCGGGCATCGAGGCAATCCGCGCCGCCGCGCAAGCGGATTGGCCCATTGATACGCTGGTGATTTCTATCTTCGGGGATGAGGCCCGCGTGGTTGAAGCAATCCGCGCTGGCGCAAAAGGCTATATTCTAAAAGGCGGCCCCATTGACCAAGTAGGGGCAGATATTCACGCGATCCTTAAGGGTGGCAGCCCCATCAGCCCATCGATTGCCCGCCACCTTTTGGGAATTGTGACCCGCGAATATCACACCGCCGAAATTGAAATGGGGAAATGCCCCCTCAGTGAGCGTGAGATGGAAATCCTAAATGCTGTTTCTCGGGGCTATAAAAGGCGCGAGATCGCCCAAAAGCTATCCATCAGCGAGGGGACAGTCGGCAATCACATCAACTCCATCTATCGCAAATTAGGGGTCGCCTCGAACTTGCAAGCCGTGGCAACCGCAACACGGATGGGGCTACTTTGACCAACAGCACGGCGCACAGGGGTGCGGCCGATCCCGTTTCGCTTAAAGCCTATCTGTTGAACGGGGGCATGGCCATATTTCTGACAGGCCTCGTCTTGTTGGTCATGATTTTCGTGCGTTTTGGCAATGTGCAGCCCATCGAAGGCACGCTTATGATCACCGAAGCGGTGCTGTGCCCGATGCCGCCCACCGCAGCAGCCTGTGATACGGGCACCCCCGTCACCCTGCCCTATAACATACCCGCCCGTGGCAGCGCAGATATTCATGACCCAAGGTTTCGGATCACGGCAGAGCTTGACGGGCTACAGCGCCCTTTGGCGATATTTTTACCACGGGTAAAACGCAGCCTCGAAATCACAGCGAACGGCACGATCATCCAAACGCTTGAGCCTTTGGAAACACGGCAATGGAACCGCTCCATTCTCGTTGATATCAACGAAGCTACGGCACCAGAAAACACCATAGTGCTTGATCTTCGGGTGCAAGGGTTCGGGCAAGAAGGTCTGCAGCTTTGGCCCG from Rhodobacterales bacterium HKCCA1288 harbors:
- a CDS encoding glycerate kinase, with product MEQSAAPTDLEGFLRDIFDAAIAAVDPRAILAPYLPQRPKGRVVVMGAGKATARMAQAVEAAWGPCEGLIAVPHGASLPLQGIEVVETAHPVPDAASEATAVRLLELAQGLGADDLALFLISGGGSALLAAPAQGVSLADKQAVHRALLRSGASISQMNILRKQLSAIKGGHLAVAAHPAQVVTLLISDVPGDDPAIIASGPTVPDPSTIDEARAIVGRYALDLPPSVSARLASGQGTPSADHPVFGAAQTNMIATPMAALRAAQARAKALWPDLSVVILGDALEGEARDLGQAMAGITQSILRHGAPFSAPVLLLSGGETTVTIGQTKPGRGGRNSEFLLSFATHAPKGVYALACDTDGIDGAGTNAGAIWSPRVARLGADLDKRAFLAAHDALQFFEMADGVVTTGPTHTNVNDFRAILIPADAAL
- a CDS encoding NAD(P)-dependent oxidoreductase, which encodes MAKLAFLGLGVMGYPMAGHLQKAGHEVTVYNRTTAKAEKWAAEYGGGFATTPRAAAEGADVVLSCVGNDDDLRAVVLGDEGALAGMAKGALYVDHTTVSAIVTRELGATAAASGVGWVDAPVSGGQAGAENGQLAIMCGGAEADFVRAESIVAAYSKATVHFGELGNGQITKMINQVCIAGAIQAVSEGLFFAMQAGLDAKKVAALVSQGAGGSWQLANRAETMVDNKFNHGFAVDWMRKDLAIALGQAKELGISLPVTAIVDQYYGDVQALGGGRWDTSSLIQRFRKLHDMDI
- a CDS encoding TRAP transporter large permease encodes the protein MSDLWIGILSFPTLLALIFLRIPIGLAMFGVGFLGLCAVQGDASLALGRLRSESYTTFANYALFIIPMFLLMGHFATLGGMSRALFDAAASFLGHRRGGVAMAAIGACAGFGAICGSSLATAATMGRVALPELRAKGYSGGLATATLAAGGTLGILIPPSIVLVIYAILTEQNIAKLFAAALIPGVLAALGYMAAIAIYMRRHPQEGRLSPRAPWAMRARALRATWPVLAVFLVVVGGIYGGIFTPTEGAAIGALGAGGVAWAQGGLTRETLAQSLLQTASSTAMIFFIILGAAYFNGFLALTQVPQGLAEWVGGLGWNPYVILLLILCLYLLFGCVMDSLSMILLTIPIFFPVILSLDFGLLDFTSLQLEAVAEVLRGDLSGFAADQLAEARAALEAGLPLAQDTARALGITLTEARVARMEAELVAIWFGILVLIVVETGLITPPVGMNLFVISAMDRDTPVSATYRAVLYFVTSDLLRVALLVAFPAITLIWLI
- a CDS encoding TRAP transporter small permease subunit, whose translation is MLDRFTHRVAIGMALAGGIVLCAVIVMVGLSVLGRASSDLAHGLRDSLPFAQALIDLGLGAIRGDFELVEAALGFVIFAFMPLASLQRAHARVDLLTPYLPRSVKRGSDHLSAWGFATAFAVMAAMLSVGTWSKYQSGQTSFILAIPVWMPQAAAVIAAWVAAIVALYVAMRQFGQGSQDE
- a CDS encoding TRAP transporter substrate-binding protein → MTSFSGLSNKLTGLTRRSLIAAAVGFAALPSMSLAQEVTLRLHQFLPAQSVVPAQILDVWADTVEAASGGRIEIERYPSMQLGGTPPELIDQLRDGVADIVWTVVGYTPGRFPTTEVFELPFMVEDAAAASYAYWTMFERHMAQGEFADYHVLGTWVHGPGVFHANAPISVPSDLEGMKIRGGSRLVNQLLEQLGAEPVGMPAPAVPEALSRGVIDGATFPWEVTSSVRVAELISYHTEFEGPAVYNLTFVMAMNKDVYAGLPDDLKAVIDANSGLEFSVFAGRTQQAADAPARDIAVDLGNEIITIPEADAAQWRDLAAPVYEAWVADMASQGRDGAALIDEARALMAEYEAANP
- a CDS encoding response regulator transcription factor, translating into MHSVIILEDKLEILSRLQTAVNETEGLCVVGTATHLSDGLDLIYDKKPRVVLVDLGLPDGSGIEAIRAAAQADWPIDTLVISIFGDEARVVEAIRAGAKGYILKGGPIDQVGADIHAILKGGSPISPSIARHLLGIVTREYHTAEIEMGKCPLSEREMEILNAVSRGYKRREIAQKLSISEGTVGNHINSIYRKLGVASNLQAVATATRMGLL